A genomic window from Gossypium hirsutum isolate 1008001.06 chromosome D12, Gossypium_hirsutum_v2.1, whole genome shotgun sequence includes:
- the LOC121203619 gene encoding peptidyl-prolyl cis-trans isomerase FKBP13, chloroplastic, whose translation MKSLPFSAGTYIPKIPNPKILNKNVENPLIRWSKTKPKMGSIGIVEQQNEKGIVLLKRREGVGLGLYVGIADVLLQLLPQPCPSGAAVEVAPAACELTVSPSGLAFCDKVVGKGPEAVKGQLIKAHYVGRLENGKVFDSSYNRGKPLTFRVGVGEVIKGWDQGILGGDGVPPMLAGGKRTLRLPPELGYGVRGAGCKGGSCIIPPDSVLLFDVEFIGKA comes from the exons ATGAAGTCGCTGCCATTTTCAGCAGGAACTTACATCCCCAAAATCCCCAACCCTAAAATCCTAAACAAGAATGTGGAAAACCCACTGATTAGATGGTCAAAAACGAAGCCAAAAATGGGTTCAATAGGCATTGTTGAGCAACAAAATGAGAAAGGCATAGTGTTATTGAAGAGGAGAGAAGGGGTTGGCCTTGGTTTATATGTTGGGATTGCTGATGTTTTGTTGCAGTTGCTGCCACAACCTTGTCCCAGTGGTGCAGCTGTTGAAGTAGCCCCAGCGGCTTGTGAATTGACTGTTAGTCCTTCAGGCTTGGCCTTCTGTGATAAAGTTGTAGGGAAAGGCCCTGAGGCTGTTAAAGGGCAGCTGATAAAG gcaCATTATGTAGGGAGATTGGAGAATGGGAAAGTGTTTGATAGCAGCTATAATCGTGGAAAGCCTCTTACATTTCGTGTTGGCGTTGGTGAG GTGATCAAAGGCTGGGACCAAGGTATTTTAGGTGGTGATGGAGTTCCTCCTATGCTTGCTG GTGGGAAACGAACATTAAGGCTTCCACCAGAGCTCGGATATGGTGTGAGAGGTGCAGGCTGTAAAGGAG GTTCATGCATTATACCCCCAGATTCAGTTCTCCTGTTTGACGTGGAATTCATTGGCAAAGCATGA